The nucleotide window AGACTCGGATGAGCGGCAAGACACGTTTTCGAATAGTGTAATTCGGAAGCGGAAACGTGTGACAATCATAAAGATACACTACGTACGCCGTTCTCACCAAGCCTGGTCCTGGCCGGTTCAACACGCTAAACTATCTCTAGTCTCCTCAGTGGATATGCGGTGCTGCTTCCTTTCCTAGTCTAGGGAACCTTAGTAAAGTGTAAACGGTTGGTTGATGAAGCTGGGTCGAGATAATGCATAGAGTAGATTATGTGTCACCAAATAGATTGCCCGGTCTTCTCACCTTCGGCAGAGGGTTTCGCGCACGACATTTGGCCGAGATCGGGACGCCGAGTCGAGTTGTTGCTAcccctcttttttcttttgtaaTGCCGAACGGGGCTCCAAGGTAGTGTAGGTTCTCAGGATAGGCACGATAGGGTGCCTCTGCCATGATTAGTGGGAACAGTGATAAAGCTTCTGTtacacaaccacaacaacaactcaaaGTCATTGAAGGCGGAAGACCGCAGTTCGGTAGTTACATGTGGTACAAGTATAACTCGTGGTTTATACCCTTCGAGACTTGGACACATCTTCTTCGGAACGGTGATGCCATTGGCAAACGGTTAAGATTCTTGTTCGTACGGAGAGGTTATCACGGCTTGAACGTTGACTATAGGGCGCACCAGATTGGCCAATGCTGGATCAAACACGCCTCTCCATGCACATTATGTCTGCCCAAACCCTCGTTTGCCACGAGAAAACACCTATGTACGCCGTAGTCTGATCACTTTGGTACGCTGGATGATGGGCACCTAGCCGGGGGTGCCGCGGTAAAGTCCACGAATCATGCTAGAATCCGCTGATCCACATAGCTAAGGCTTGGTTGAGAATGCAGTCCGGTATCAAGCAGCAAACGCTCGCACCGAGAATAGCACTTGCTGTATCCGGCAGTTCACACGAGCCATCTGATATCTGGGCCCGTCATGCAGTGGatgcttgttgttgatgagttGGGCTGGACTGGGTCTCGACTGCCCATGCTGTTTGATCGGCCAATGTTTGAGCACCAAGGTCGGCAGGACTTTGagtatatatagataaaaGCGATAGTCCGCCTTTGAGCAAATGTCCTTTTCTTTGTACCCACCATCACTTGCAGACGCACACACTTGGTCCTTCACAACTTCATCAATCCAAGATCCAAGTCGAGCTTATACTTTCGACATGGTACTGATCAAACTCAATCCAACGGTGGGCGCCACGGATGCCGTGGCGTCTTCCAAGCACTCGGCAGTTCTTCATAGGCATCTGGACACAACCTTTTTGAACATGACGAGGTCTGAAGGAAACTTTTTGATCCTCGAGGATGACCGCAAGATATTCGATGCTTCGGGGGGCGCTGCGGTCGGTTGCCTTGGCTGGGGCGACCAGAGAGTTGCCCAAGCTGTCACAAACCAGGTACTTGCCGCACCGTACTGTGCGACCATTTTCTACACCACCAGGGTTCAGGAGGAGCTATGCCGCGATTTGGTCCAATCGACAAACGGGGCCATGGCGCGTGCCTACATCGTCAACTCAGGTAAGACAATCACCTCCCAACTTTCCCCGACAGCAACTGACACTTGCCAGGCTCCGAGGCAATGGAGGCGGCTGTGAAGCTCGCCAGGCAGTACTTCCTCGAGATTGACCAGCCACAGCGGACACGATTTATTTCTCGGAAGCAGTCATACCACGGCATCACTCTTGGCGCACTATCCGTTGGAGGCCACGAGGTTCGGCGGGCCAAGTTCGAGCCACTCTTGATCAAGAATGTCTCGAGAGTGTCGCCGTGCAACGCATTCCGCGGCAAAGCCCCCGGCGAGTCAGATGAGGAATACGCCGAGAGGCTGGCCAAGGAGCTCGATGACGAGTTTCAGCAAGTAGGCCCAGAGAACGTTTGCGCTTTTGTCGCTGAGCCCATTGTTGGAGCTGTAAGTTACTTCACGTGATCGGAGTTGAGCGTGCGCGAATACTGACTGTTGCTTTTCAGGCCCTTGGGTGTGTGCCTGCGGTCAAGGGTTACTTCAAAGCCGTAAGGGACGTGTGTGACAAGTATGGCGCACTCTTGATCCTTGACGAGGTGATGTGTGGTATGGGGAGGAGCGGCACTC belongs to Neurospora crassa OR74A linkage group IV, whole genome shotgun sequence and includes:
- a CDS encoding aminotransferase, with product MSFSLYPPSLADAHTWSFTTSSIQDPSRAYTFDMVLIKLNPTVGATDAVASSKHSAVLHRHLDTTFLNMTRSEGNFLILEDDRKIFDASGGAAVGCLGWGDQRVAQAVTNQVLAAPYCATIFYTTRVQEELCRDLVQSTNGAMARAYIVNSGSEAMEAAVKLARQYFLEIDQPQRTRFISRKQSYHGITLGALSVGGHEVRRAKFEPLLIKNVSRVSPCNAFRGKAPGESDEEYAERLAKELDDEFQQVGPENVCAFVAEPIVGAALGCVPAVKGYFKAVRDVCDKYGALLILDEVMCGMGRSGTLHAWEQEGIVPDIQTIGKALGGGYQPVAGLLAGHRVVNALEKGSSVFVHGHTYQGHPAACAAALEVQRIVREENLLSNVRAMGDLLSSRLREILASHPNVGDIRGRGLFWGIEFVADKENMAPFPSEDHVCMEICQLGLTDKYGINVYPGGGSVDGITGDHIIISPAFNISREDVEWIAATVGRLVSDYFAAKAGTQ